One region of Phragmites australis chromosome 18, lpPhrAust1.1, whole genome shotgun sequence genomic DNA includes:
- the LOC133899177 gene encoding peroxidase 47-like produces MSAAKNLVRLLIIVQVAAVLTGLGVAALSMDYYGMSCPFAEMIVFNVVGEALMKDPTLAASLLRLHFHDCFVQGCDASVLLDSTSENTAEKDALANKSLRGYEVIDSIKQILEAQCPGTVSCADILALAARDAVFMAGGPYYGVPQGRRDGTQSKAADTIALPAPTLNASTLIQMFGSHGFNVQDMVALSGGHTLGVAHCASFKNRLQGEVATLDASLASSLGATCANGDSATATFDRTSNAFDGVYFRELQSRRGLLSSDQTLFESPETRALVNRFAMNQAYFFYAFQQGMLKMGQLDLKEGTQGEIRMTCRVVNSY; encoded by the exons ATGAGCGCGGCCAAGAACCTTGTCAGGCTCCTGATCATCGTGCAGGTGGCCGCCGTCCTGACGGGGCTCGGCGTGGCCGCGCTCAGCATGGACTACTACGGCATGAGCTGCCCGTTCGCGGAGATGATCGTCTTCAACGTCGTCGGCGAGGCGCTCATGAAGGATCCCACCCTCGCCGCCAGCCTCCTCAGGCTGCACTTCCATGACTGCTTCGTTCAG GGTTGCGACGCGTCGGTTCTTCTGGACTCGACGTCGGAGAACACGGCGGAGAAGGACGCGCTAGCGAACAAGAGCTTGCGCGGCTACGAGGTGATCGACAGCATCAAGCAGATCCTGGAGGCGCAGTGCCCCGGCACggtctcctgcgccgacatcCTCGCGCTCGCCGCCCGGGACGCCGTGTTCATGGCGGGCGGCCCCTACTACGGCGTGCCCCAGGGGCGGCGGGACGGGACCCAGTCCAAGGCGGCCGACACCATCGCCCTCCCGGCGCCGACCCTGAACGCGTCGACGCTGATCCAGATGTTCGGCTCGCACGGCTTCAACGTCCAGGACATGGTGGCGCTGTCGGGGGGCCACACGCTGGGCGTGGCGCACTGCGCGTCGTTCAAGAACCGGCTGCAGGGCGAGGTGGCGACGCTGGACGCGTCGCTGGCGTCGTCGCTGGGCGCCACCTGCGCCAACGGTGACTCGGCGACGGCGACGTTCGACCGGACGAGCAACGCGTTCGACGGCGTGTACTTCCGGGAGCTGCAGTCGCGGCGGGGCCTTCTGAGCTCGGACCAGACGCTGTTCGAGTCGCCGGAGACGAGGGCGCTGGTGAACAGGTTCGCGATGAACCAGGCATACTTCTTCTACGCGTTCCAGCAGGGGATGCTCAAGATGGGTCAGCTCGACCTCAAGGAGGGCACGCAGGGCGAGATCAGGATGACATGCAGGGTCGTCAACTCATACTAG